In Haloarcula salinisoli, one genomic interval encodes:
- a CDS encoding radical SAM protein — protein MTDPAELDVTIVDGYVDEPAHFGVPPYISTYPRYAAGAMVDAGIPEAQITYHTIDELREDTQLWRDVEDADLMVYVGGMTVPGKYVGGTPAEPDEVRKLAWTADGTSIIGGPVRFGVGEANEGASETARDDLDFDFLAMADVEAAVYDLVESGLEGFNDRYRDVEEETRWARAGAFVVEQHPNHPDYLICEMETSRGCPYRCSFCTEPMYGNPDFRPPESVVDEVDALSDRGVAHFRLGRQADILAYGGDGEAPNPDALQRLYGGIRDVAPDLETLHLDNMNPITVVKWPEKAREGIRIIAEHNTPGDTAAFGLESADPEVMSDNNLNVTADECFEAVKIVNEVAGFRPGGDRDSAPNFGDDAARRLPKLLPGINLVHGLKGERRETFEHNKRFLQRVYDEGLMLRRVNIRQVMAFEGTDMAETGADIAKDHKQLFKQYKQEVRETIDNPMLQRVAPPGTVLPDVHLEYHQDGKTFGRQLGTYPLLVGLPGERELGRTIDVAITDHGYRSVTGVPYPLDVNSASMAELATVPGVGRSRAGDIVVGRPYEAASEVGEDLRQYITARSPERAD, from the coding sequence ATGACTGACCCCGCCGAACTCGACGTGACCATCGTCGACGGCTACGTCGACGAGCCCGCCCACTTCGGGGTCCCGCCGTACATCTCGACGTACCCGCGGTACGCCGCCGGGGCGATGGTCGACGCCGGCATCCCCGAGGCACAGATAACCTACCACACTATCGACGAGCTCCGCGAGGACACCCAGCTGTGGCGCGACGTCGAAGACGCCGACCTGATGGTCTACGTCGGCGGGATGACCGTCCCCGGCAAGTACGTCGGCGGGACGCCCGCCGAACCCGACGAGGTGCGCAAGCTGGCCTGGACCGCCGACGGCACCTCGATAATCGGCGGGCCCGTCCGCTTCGGCGTCGGCGAGGCCAACGAAGGGGCCAGCGAGACCGCGCGCGACGACCTCGACTTCGACTTTCTCGCGATGGCCGACGTCGAGGCGGCCGTCTACGACCTCGTCGAATCCGGACTGGAGGGGTTCAACGACCGCTACCGGGACGTCGAGGAGGAGACACGCTGGGCCCGCGCCGGCGCGTTCGTCGTCGAACAGCACCCGAACCACCCCGACTATCTCATCTGCGAGATGGAGACCTCGCGAGGCTGTCCCTATCGGTGCTCGTTCTGTACGGAGCCGATGTACGGCAACCCGGACTTCCGCCCGCCCGAGTCCGTCGTCGACGAAGTGGACGCCCTCTCGGACCGCGGCGTCGCGCACTTCCGGCTCGGCCGACAGGCCGACATCCTCGCCTACGGCGGTGACGGCGAGGCGCCCAATCCGGACGCCCTGCAGCGGCTCTATGGCGGCATCCGGGATGTCGCGCCGGACCTGGAAACGCTGCATCTGGATAACATGAACCCCATCACCGTCGTGAAGTGGCCCGAAAAGGCCCGCGAGGGGATTCGGATCATCGCCGAGCACAACACGCCCGGCGACACGGCCGCGTTCGGGCTGGAATCGGCCGACCCCGAGGTGATGAGCGACAACAACCTCAACGTCACCGCCGACGAGTGTTTCGAAGCGGTGAAGATAGTCAACGAGGTGGCGGGGTTCCGGCCGGGGGGCGACAGGGACAGCGCGCCGAACTTCGGCGACGACGCCGCCCGGCGGCTTCCCAAACTCTTGCCCGGAATCAACCTCGTCCACGGGCTGAAAGGCGAGCGCCGGGAGACCTTCGAGCACAACAAGCGATTCCTCCAGCGGGTGTACGACGAGGGGCTCATGCTCCGGCGCGTGAACATCCGGCAGGTGATGGCCTTCGAGGGGACCGACATGGCCGAGACCGGCGCCGACATCGCCAAGGACCACAAGCAGCTGTTCAAGCAGTACAAACAGGAGGTCCGCGAGACCATCGACAACCCGATGCTCCAGCGGGTCGCGCCGCCGGGCACCGTGCTCCCGGACGTGCATCTGGAGTACCACCAGGACGGCAAGACCTTTGGCCGGCAGCTGGGGACCTATCCGTTGCTGGTGGGCCTGCCGGGCGAGCGCGAGCTGGGCCGGACCATCGACGTGGCCATCACCGACCATGGCTACCGCTCGGTGACCGGCGTCCCCTACCCGCTCGACGTCAACAGCGCGTCGATGGCCGAACTCGCGACCGTGCCCGGCGTCGGTAGAAGCCGGGCCGGCGATATCGTGGTCGGACGCCCCTACGAGGCGGCCAGCGAGGTCGGCGAGGACCTCAGGCAGTACATAACCGCCCGGTCGCCAGAGCGCGCGGACTGA
- a CDS encoding TIGR00341 family protein — translation MRLVQVVVPDEKREAIVSALRERELGVSTTTETSGEDDRTLVSFVVPADAVEAVLEELHEVGFEDEWYIVSIETEFASYENVDEVQDRWAKTPNRVAPRTLRSKGKDMRLNTRSYLWMMTLSTVIATAGLLVGSPAIVVGSMVLAPIVSPMLTASIGLVRDDQRMVFDSIRMQGVGLGLAVVGATAFSLLLKYLFAVPAELAVANIELIAIRFSPSILSVVVGLAAGAAGSFSLATKGQVTIVGVMVAAALIPTAAAAGIGFAWDRPVVGAGSTVLLVMTIVAVNLGAFLTFKYLGYEPDEVDRGVFTTTRLKDTVTLGVTVLLVVAVMGAVAVGTYQQVTYERSVNKAATEVLQRDAYEALGVVSITAEYVGIGPFLEPSTVTVALSRTGDQSYSRLPDELAQAIGNRTDERVRVQVRFQDYQRSNVSASPAGPPTTAQMAVQRPTADRPPTRATRHGFRRRDATPGYD, via the coding sequence ATGCGACTCGTCCAGGTCGTCGTCCCCGACGAGAAGCGCGAGGCTATCGTGTCGGCGCTGCGGGAGCGAGAACTGGGCGTCTCGACGACCACGGAGACCAGCGGCGAGGACGACCGGACACTGGTCTCGTTCGTCGTGCCAGCCGACGCCGTCGAGGCCGTCCTCGAGGAACTGCACGAGGTCGGCTTCGAAGACGAGTGGTACATCGTCTCAATCGAGACGGAGTTCGCCTCCTACGAGAACGTCGACGAGGTGCAGGACCGCTGGGCGAAGACGCCCAACCGGGTCGCCCCCCGGACGTTGCGGTCGAAGGGCAAGGATATGCGGCTCAACACCCGGTCGTACCTGTGGATGATGACGCTCTCGACGGTCATCGCGACGGCCGGGCTGCTCGTCGGTTCGCCGGCCATCGTCGTCGGCTCGATGGTGCTGGCCCCCATCGTCAGCCCGATGTTGACCGCCAGTATCGGCCTCGTGCGGGACGACCAGCGGATGGTCTTCGACAGCATCCGGATGCAGGGGGTCGGTCTCGGACTCGCCGTCGTGGGCGCGACGGCGTTCAGCCTGCTCCTGAAGTACCTCTTCGCCGTGCCGGCCGAACTCGCGGTGGCCAACATCGAGCTGATAGCCATCCGGTTCTCGCCCAGTATCCTCTCGGTCGTCGTCGGGCTGGCGGCCGGGGCGGCCGGCTCCTTCAGCCTCGCGACGAAAGGGCAGGTCACTATCGTCGGCGTGATGGTGGCGGCGGCACTGATTCCGACGGCGGCTGCCGCCGGCATCGGCTTCGCCTGGGACCGCCCCGTCGTCGGCGCTGGGAGCACCGTGTTGCTGGTGATGACCATCGTCGCCGTCAACCTCGGCGCCTTCCTGACGTTCAAATATCTCGGCTACGAGCCCGACGAGGTAGACAGAGGCGTCTTCACAACCACCCGGCTCAAGGACACTGTGACGCTGGGGGTCACCGTCCTCCTCGTCGTCGCCGTGATGGGCGCCGTCGCCGTGGGGACCTACCAGCAAGTGACCTACGAGCGGTCGGTCAACAAAGCGGCGACGGAGGTGCTCCAGCGAGACGCCTACGAAGCGCTGGGCGTCGTCTCGATAACCGCCGAGTACGTCGGTATCGGCCCGTTTCTGGAGCCCTCGACGGTGACGGTGGCGCTCTCTCGCACCGGGGACCAGTCGTACAGTCGACTGCCCGACGAACTCGCACAGGCTATCGGCAACCGGACCGACGAGCGGGTTCGGGTACAGGTCCGGTTCCAGGACTACCAGCGGTCGAACGTCTCGGCGTCGCCGGCGGGGCCGCCGACCACGGCCCAGATGGCGGTCCAGCGTCCCACCGCCGACCGACCACCGACGAGGGCGACCAGACACGGTTTTAGGCGTCGAGATGCTACGCCGGGGTATGACTGA
- a CDS encoding ABC transporter ATP-binding protein, whose translation MADDDGGFEGVRENVDGNPILKLVGYARPYRIRLIAGILTSFMTRFARLVPPIIVAAAIDRIISQRSDPGLLTQAGLLPPGEITTEAARVSFLQRLVVIAAIAYLIRSATRFASRYLLQSSAQKIQRDLRNDTYDHLQRLSMDFFANHQTGGMMSILNSDINRLESFLNTEFRQIIRVVATVGGIAFILYTYSPLLALVALAPVPIIGLASYLFLSYIEPRYRSIRQTVSRLNTRLENNLSGAPVIKAFDRYDFENGRVSQQSQQYHDEKVAALRIRRAFFAGLRLLTGVVFVAILYIAGMDVITSPENEAILSAGGFAAFFLYIRRLYSPMRRVGKSANKYQLAKSSAERVFGLLGQDPTITDPEDPYTPERIDGTVEFDDVTFGYGDGEPVVRNASLDVPSGATVGLAGPTGAGKSTLLKLVPRFHDVNAGSVSVDGVDVREYALRALRADIAVVEQNPYLFSGTVAENIAYGDRDVLDGEADGDEGARERVREAARSAQAHEFVRDLPEGYDTEIGERGIKLSGGQRQRVAIARALLNDPEIIIFDEATSDVDTETERAIQESIERLVENRTAFVIAHRLSTIQDADTIVVMDEGEIVERGSHDELLSTGGEYADLWAAQADEQPVSADD comes from the coding sequence ATGGCTGACGACGACGGCGGCTTCGAGGGGGTCCGCGAGAACGTCGACGGGAACCCGATACTGAAGCTCGTCGGCTACGCACGGCCCTACCGAATCCGCCTGATTGCGGGGATTCTCACGTCGTTTATGACGCGGTTCGCACGGCTGGTGCCACCAATCATCGTCGCAGCGGCGATCGACCGCATCATCAGCCAGCGCAGTGACCCCGGCCTCCTCACGCAGGCCGGCCTGCTCCCGCCCGGCGAGATTACCACGGAGGCCGCCCGCGTCTCCTTTCTCCAGCGACTCGTCGTCATCGCGGCGATAGCGTATCTCATCAGGTCCGCGACCCGCTTTGCCTCCAGATATCTGTTGCAGTCCTCCGCCCAGAAGATCCAGCGGGACCTGCGCAACGACACCTACGACCACCTCCAGCGCCTCTCGATGGACTTCTTCGCCAACCACCAGACCGGCGGGATGATGTCCATCCTCAACAGCGACATCAACAGACTGGAGTCCTTTCTCAACACGGAGTTTCGCCAGATAATCCGCGTCGTCGCGACTGTCGGCGGTATCGCGTTCATCCTCTATACGTACTCACCACTGCTGGCGCTCGTCGCGCTGGCACCGGTTCCGATTATCGGGCTCGCGAGCTATCTCTTTCTCTCCTACATCGAACCTCGCTACCGCTCGATTCGCCAGACAGTCAGCCGGCTCAACACCCGACTGGAGAACAACCTGAGCGGGGCCCCAGTTATCAAGGCGTTCGACCGCTACGACTTCGAGAACGGCAGAGTGAGCCAGCAGAGCCAGCAGTACCACGACGAGAAGGTCGCCGCGCTGCGAATCCGACGGGCCTTCTTTGCCGGGTTACGGCTGCTGACCGGCGTCGTCTTCGTCGCTATCCTCTACATCGCCGGAATGGATGTCATCACCAGTCCCGAGAACGAGGCCATCCTCAGCGCCGGTGGGTTCGCCGCCTTCTTCCTCTACATCCGCCGCCTGTACTCGCCGATGCGACGCGTCGGCAAGTCCGCCAACAAGTACCAGCTCGCGAAATCCAGCGCCGAGCGGGTGTTCGGCCTGCTGGGACAGGACCCGACCATCACGGACCCCGAAGACCCCTATACGCCCGAGCGCATCGACGGTACCGTCGAGTTCGACGACGTGACGTTCGGCTACGGCGACGGGGAGCCAGTGGTCCGGAACGCCTCGCTGGACGTGCCAAGCGGTGCGACAGTGGGGTTAGCGGGTCCGACCGGCGCCGGCAAGTCGACGTTGCTGAAACTCGTTCCGCGCTTCCACGACGTGAACGCCGGGTCGGTGTCGGTCGATGGGGTCGACGTTCGCGAGTATGCCCTCCGGGCGCTGCGTGCCGACATCGCCGTCGTCGAGCAGAACCCCTACCTGTTCTCGGGCACCGTCGCCGAGAACATCGCCTACGGGGACCGCGACGTGCTGGACGGGGAAGCCGACGGCGACGAGGGCGCCCGCGAGCGGGTCCGCGAGGCCGCCCGGTCGGCCCAGGCCCACGAGTTCGTCCGCGACCTGCCCGAGGGGTACGACACCGAGATAGGCGAACGCGGTATCAAGCTCTCGGGCGGCCAGCGCCAGCGGGTCGCCATCGCACGCGCCCTGCTGAACGACCCCGAGATAATCATCTTCGACGAGGCGACCAGCGACGTGGACACGGAGACCGAGCGGGCGATACAGGAAAGCATCGAGCGGCTGGTCGAGAACCGGACCGCCTTCGTCATCGCCCACCGGCTCTCGACCATCCAGGACGCCGACACCATCGTAGTGATGGACGAGGGCGAAATCGTCGAACGGGGCAGCCACGACGAGCTGCTTTCGACCGGCGGCGAGTACGCCGACCTCTGGGCGGCCCAGGCCGACGAGCAGCCGGTCAGCGCGGACGATTGA
- a CDS encoding DUF429 domain-containing protein, translated as MTGEVLGVDFSGASAAGDALWVTEATQTDVGVRIDDCYRATERWGRDRESAHAGLVERIAADDVRTVGLDFPFSLPQSVLDAECDGTWRGFLEWVGSEDGPADPAAFSAACRDTAETTIGKRDLRRETDARRGALCPYTNRVRSMTYHGARDVLGRLADREDTAVVPMQDDADAETVVCEIYPAATFGWLGAYREGYKNTDGARARREYNLAAVEDCSVALGEHRETYLGNHDALDSLAAAVSAARVASGARTTPAGTREEGCIYV; from the coding sequence ATGACTGGCGAAGTCTTGGGTGTGGACTTCAGCGGGGCGAGCGCGGCGGGCGACGCGCTCTGGGTGACTGAAGCCACACAGACCGACGTAGGGGTACGTATCGACGACTGCTATCGGGCGACCGAGCGGTGGGGGCGCGACCGGGAGAGCGCCCACGCGGGGCTGGTCGAACGTATCGCAGCTGACGATGTGCGCACGGTCGGCCTCGACTTCCCCTTCAGCCTGCCGCAGTCAGTGCTCGACGCCGAGTGCGACGGGACCTGGCGGGGGTTTCTGGAGTGGGTCGGAAGCGAGGACGGGCCGGCAGACCCTGCGGCCTTCTCGGCGGCCTGTCGCGACACCGCGGAGACGACTATCGGAAAGCGCGACCTGCGCCGCGAGACCGACGCGCGCCGGGGGGCGCTCTGTCCCTACACCAACCGCGTCAGAAGTATGACCTACCACGGCGCCCGGGACGTCCTCGGACGGCTCGCGGACCGCGAGGACACCGCGGTCGTGCCGATGCAGGACGACGCCGACGCCGAGACAGTCGTCTGTGAGATATACCCCGCAGCGACCTTTGGCTGGCTGGGCGCGTACCGCGAGGGGTACAAGAACACCGACGGCGCACGGGCCCGCCGAGAGTACAACCTCGCAGCTGTCGAAGACTGCAGCGTCGCGCTGGGCGAGCACCGCGAGACGTATCTGGGGAACCACGACGCCCTGGACTCGCTGGCCGCCGCAGTGTCGGCGGCCCGCGTCGCCAGTGGTGCCCGGACGACGCCGGCAGGCACCCGCGAAGAAGGCTGTATCTACGTCTAA
- a CDS encoding S26 family signal peptidase: MTVRSRLVRTAELSVVAIAVLLLAGHFLGQPVLLGFVETGSMAPTLEPEDGYVSVPSELTDVEEGDVVVFRAREIQGGGLTTHRVVGRTSEGYITKGDANAVTDQTAGEPPVPEHRIVAEVVRVDGHVVVIPGLGTAITTSRTAVAGGQRTLAALLGTGLLLGTGGLLSLIAVAAFAYLAVTEYRAEGDRDRQRSRARSRGLDPRLLVGGFTLLLLLGLWLPMALPAETDEMTIVSADFESERPTVVEGGGSQTRTQTLSNPGLVPTVVYLEPGDGVSVDDRTVVLPPRSEAEVSVTTTAPAETGAYTRYLTTHRYIAVLPPDVLVALHRAHPWLPIGTALAMVGVPFYLVGRRLVGTGRYRRRNRETSRQGGSWGLLD, from the coding sequence ATGACAGTCCGTAGCCGACTCGTTCGCACGGCGGAGCTTTCGGTGGTCGCGATAGCGGTGCTGCTGCTCGCCGGACATTTCCTCGGTCAGCCGGTGCTGCTTGGCTTCGTCGAGACCGGCAGCATGGCGCCGACGCTCGAACCGGAGGACGGCTACGTCAGCGTCCCGAGCGAACTGACGGACGTCGAAGAGGGGGATGTGGTGGTCTTCCGGGCCAGGGAGATACAGGGTGGTGGACTGACGACCCATCGCGTCGTCGGCCGGACGTCGGAGGGGTACATCACGAAGGGGGATGCGAACGCGGTCACGGACCAGACGGCGGGTGAGCCGCCGGTGCCGGAACACAGAATCGTCGCGGAGGTGGTACGTGTCGACGGCCACGTGGTCGTGATTCCGGGGCTCGGGACCGCTATCACGACGAGCCGTACGGCGGTGGCTGGCGGGCAGCGGACGCTGGCTGCGCTGCTGGGCACCGGACTGCTGCTCGGGACTGGCGGGCTCCTGTCGCTCATCGCCGTCGCCGCCTTCGCCTATCTGGCGGTCACCGAGTACCGCGCGGAGGGGGACCGCGACCGGCAGCGCAGTCGGGCGCGGTCGCGCGGGCTCGACCCCCGGCTCCTCGTGGGTGGGTTCACGCTCCTGCTCCTCCTGGGGCTGTGGCTCCCGATGGCGCTGCCGGCAGAGACGGACGAGATGACCATCGTGAGCGCCGACTTCGAGTCCGAGCGGCCGACCGTGGTCGAGGGCGGCGGGAGCCAGACACGGACCCAGACGCTCTCGAACCCCGGACTGGTCCCGACCGTCGTCTATCTGGAGCCGGGCGACGGCGTGTCGGTCGACGACCGGACCGTCGTGCTCCCCCCTCGCAGCGAGGCAGAGGTGTCGGTGACCACGACAGCGCCGGCGGAGACCGGCGCGTACACGCGCTACCTCACGACTCACCGATACATCGCCGTCCTCCCGCCGGATGTGCTCGTCGCCCTCCATCGGGCACACCCGTGGCTTCCCATCGGCACCGCGCTCGCGATGGTAGGCGTCCCGTTCTATCTCGTCGGCCGCCGGCTGGTCGGGACCGGTCGCTACCGTCGACGGAACCGCGAGACCTCACGACAGGGGGGCTCGTGGGGGCTGCTCGACTGA
- a CDS encoding DUF7344 domain-containing protein — translation MELHTSRLEEGLADGTRSDDLDDLFDVLSNGRRRAVLHYLKQHRQDCPIEISELSRVLVAWEEGIPRDQVGYDERHSVHTSLRQFHLPKMASSGLVRYNDQETEVELTPIANELDVYVETVGADTTPWSKYFVTLSLTIGAALVATSLGVVPFTVLSGLQWSIVTVVAFIVSSLAFAYDQRQHRLGEGEKPPLFTRG, via the coding sequence GTGGAACTACACACATCTCGTCTGGAGGAGGGGCTGGCCGATGGGACACGGAGTGACGACCTCGACGATCTCTTCGACGTCCTTAGCAACGGCCGGCGGCGGGCGGTGCTGCACTATCTGAAACAACACAGACAAGACTGTCCTATCGAGATCAGCGAGCTCTCCCGCGTCCTCGTCGCGTGGGAAGAGGGCATCCCGCGGGACCAGGTCGGTTACGACGAGCGCCACTCGGTCCACACGTCGTTGCGGCAGTTCCACCTTCCGAAGATGGCCAGCAGCGGGCTGGTACGCTACAACGACCAAGAGACGGAGGTCGAACTGACGCCGATAGCGAACGAACTGGATGTCTACGTCGAGACGGTCGGAGCGGACACCACCCCGTGGTCGAAGTACTTCGTCACGCTCTCGCTGACTATCGGTGCTGCCCTCGTGGCGACCTCGCTCGGTGTCGTCCCATTCACCGTCCTCTCGGGGCTTCAGTGGTCCATCGTGACGGTGGTCGCCTTTATCGTGTCGTCGCTCGCGTTCGCCTACGACCAGCGACAACACCGGCTCGGCGAGGGGGAGAAACCGCCGCTGTTCACTCGGGGGTAA
- a CDS encoding DUF7559 family protein, with protein sequence MPETLEVVCTDDDCTLDMFELHYTYDMPDETGVTDFACPYCGGVDCLEAVEL encoded by the coding sequence ATGCCAGAGACGCTGGAGGTCGTCTGTACCGACGACGACTGCACGCTCGATATGTTCGAGCTCCACTACACCTACGATATGCCCGACGAGACGGGCGTGACGGACTTCGCCTGCCCGTACTGCGGGGGCGTGGACTGTCTGGAGGCGGTCGAGTTATGA
- a CDS encoding Hsp20/alpha crystallin family protein: MMGIGESIGSAIFENLGRAAGRVQENKPLPADLLESDDAYLVVFDAPGATASDLQVRYVEDRVEVRLDRFREFYDDYEMTYPGRGLALDGSVTLPEDAVVDAGAASATLKGDGTLHVEIPKVEAHEADEPVGEQTAHDASEDADTAADAEDESTEE, encoded by the coding sequence ATGATGGGTATCGGCGAGTCCATCGGCTCGGCCATCTTCGAGAACCTGGGTCGGGCCGCGGGCCGGGTCCAGGAGAACAAGCCGCTGCCGGCGGACCTGCTCGAATCCGACGACGCCTACCTCGTCGTCTTCGACGCGCCGGGCGCGACCGCGAGCGACCTGCAGGTCCGCTACGTCGAGGACCGCGTCGAGGTCCGCCTGGACCGGTTCCGGGAGTTCTACGACGACTACGAGATGACCTATCCTGGCCGCGGACTCGCGCTGGACGGCTCGGTCACGCTGCCCGAGGACGCCGTCGTCGACGCCGGAGCTGCCTCGGCGACGCTGAAAGGCGACGGAACCTTGCACGTCGAGATTCCCAAGGTCGAGGCTCACGAAGCCGACGAACCGGTTGGAGAGCAGACGGCCCACGACGCGAGCGAAGACGCCGACACGGCCGCCGACGCCGAGGACGAGTCGACCGAGGAGTAA
- a CDS encoding NAD(P)/FAD-dependent oxidoreductase: MHVGIVGGGAVGLTVAGDLAERGSAVTLYERDRLGSGASGRAAGICYDAFADPTDAAVATRALERYREWGLLSPCPYVWVAREAQDARAVREQVAEMRALGLDVEEITPEALGERYPAVETGGLAACAVANDAGTVDPDAVVERLADRARAVGATVYTGTPVSLADPTTVAMPDGTETAFDAVVVAAGPATKPLLAALDIPLALETYRAQVLVTEPVAAALPSLYDASREFYWRPWKGGILVGDGAHAVDPAEWDPAADPEFVQSTRERFRGATALDPAVGRSWAGLCTATPDRDPLVGQVADGCWVATGWQGHGLMRAPALGEYLAEQLRGTTSIIDAPPAEQFDPTRFDGDETFHPLGDPTADW; this comes from the coding sequence ATGCACGTGGGTATCGTCGGCGGCGGGGCGGTCGGCCTCACTGTCGCCGGGGACCTGGCCGAGCGGGGCAGCGCGGTCACGCTGTACGAACGCGACCGCCTCGGCAGCGGCGCGAGCGGCCGCGCGGCGGGCATCTGTTACGACGCCTTCGCCGACCCGACCGACGCCGCCGTGGCCACGCGGGCGCTGGAACGGTACCGCGAGTGGGGCCTGCTGTCGCCGTGTCCCTACGTCTGGGTCGCCCGCGAGGCCCAGGACGCGAGAGCGGTCCGCGAGCAGGTCGCGGAGATGCGGGCGCTCGGGCTCGACGTCGAGGAAATCACACCCGAGGCGCTCGGCGAACGGTACCCAGCCGTCGAGACGGGTGGGCTGGCCGCCTGCGCCGTCGCGAACGACGCCGGGACGGTGGACCCGGACGCTGTGGTCGAGCGCCTCGCCGACCGGGCGCGAGCAGTGGGCGCGACCGTCTATACGGGGACGCCAGTGTCGCTGGCCGACCCGACGACCGTCGCGATGCCCGACGGCACCGAGACCGCGTTCGACGCCGTGGTCGTGGCCGCCGGCCCGGCGACGAAACCGCTCCTGGCGGCCCTCGATATCCCGCTCGCACTCGAAACGTATCGAGCGCAGGTACTGGTCACCGAACCGGTGGCCGCCGCCCTCCCGTCGCTGTACGACGCCAGCCGGGAGTTCTACTGGCGTCCCTGGAAGGGAGGAATCCTCGTCGGCGACGGTGCCCACGCGGTCGACCCCGCGGAGTGGGACCCGGCGGCCGACCCCGAGTTCGTCCAGTCGACGCGAGAGCGATTTCGGGGCGCGACAGCGCTCGACCCGGCCGTCGGCCGGTCGTGGGCCGGTCTCTGTACGGCGACACCGGACCGCGACCCGCTCGTGGGACAGGTCGCCGACGGCTGCTGGGTGGCGACCGGCTGGCAGGGCCACGGGCTGATGCGCGCGCCGGCTCTCGGCGAGTATCTGGCCGAGCAGCTCCGTGGGACAACCTCCATCATCGACGCACCGCCTGCCGAGCAGTTCGACCCGACCCGCTTCGACGGCGACGAGACGTTCCACCCGCTGGGTGACCCGACAGCTGACTGGTAA
- a CDS encoding NUDIX hydrolase — protein MDFDRVGAHDPVTVTGEEREAAIVVPVVTREDGAAILFTKRADHLSDHPGQMAFPGGGREPEDEDLLATALREAEEEIGLDPAAVHVVGRIDDIRTITSYSVRPFVGRIPDREYFPDDAEVAEIVTLPVAALTDLDNYESEHRDHPHYGEVRLHFFYVDGYTVWGATAKMLVQLLELATDWEMPPEPDRYADPDDDLPERVRDEVQ, from the coding sequence ATGGACTTCGACCGGGTGGGTGCCCACGACCCCGTGACGGTCACGGGCGAGGAGCGCGAGGCGGCCATCGTCGTCCCGGTCGTCACCCGCGAGGACGGCGCGGCGATTCTATTCACGAAGCGGGCCGACCACCTGAGCGACCATCCCGGTCAGATGGCGTTCCCGGGCGGCGGCCGTGAACCCGAAGACGAGGACCTGCTGGCGACGGCGCTGCGGGAGGCCGAGGAAGAGATCGGACTGGATCCGGCGGCGGTCCACGTCGTCGGCCGGATAGACGACATCCGCACGATAACCAGCTACTCCGTTCGGCCCTTCGTCGGCCGCATCCCCGACCGCGAGTACTTTCCCGACGACGCCGAGGTGGCCGAAATCGTGACGCTGCCGGTGGCGGCGCTGACGGACCTGGACAACTACGAATCCGAACACCGCGACCACCCCCACTACGGCGAGGTGCGCCTGCACTTCTTCTACGTCGACGGCTACACCGTCTGGGGAGCGACGGCGAAGATGCTGGTCCAGCTGCTCGAACTGGCGACCGACTGGGAGATGCCGCCGGAGCCGGACCGCTACGCCGACCCGGACGACGACCTGCCAGAGCGGGTACGGGACGAGGTGCAGTGA
- a CDS encoding DUF7109 family protein — protein MELTPDELAGVVDVVGPVTREELVQACGELAFKRGEDVDSDAFEAAIDDALSTYHVIAVDSEAQRASKRSGETAERDHDADADAPLVVVGPAAFPEIVEGAADLPHILDVPARDPSTETVAAAAEQRFREDAAEAVRAGDDERIQALLDVSYDLEAWGPVELAEARGLLDEATHAN, from the coding sequence ATGGAGCTGACACCGGACGAACTCGCCGGAGTCGTCGACGTCGTCGGGCCGGTGACGCGCGAGGAGCTCGTCCAGGCCTGCGGGGAGCTCGCGTTCAAGCGGGGCGAGGACGTCGACAGTGATGCCTTCGAAGCGGCCATCGACGACGCCCTCTCGACGTACCACGTCATCGCAGTCGATAGCGAGGCCCAGCGGGCCTCGAAGCGAAGCGGTGAAACCGCGGAGCGCGACCACGACGCCGACGCGGACGCACCGCTCGTGGTGGTCGGTCCGGCGGCGTTCCCCGAAATCGTCGAGGGTGCCGCGGACCTCCCGCACATCCTCGACGTCCCAGCGCGCGACCCGTCGACGGAGACGGTGGCCGCGGCGGCCGAACAGCGGTTCCGCGAGGACGCCGCCGAGGCGGTCCGGGCCGGCGACGACGAGCGAATCCAGGCGCTGCTGGACGTGAGCTACGACCTCGAAGCGTGGGGGCCGGTGGAACTGGCGGAGGCGCGTGGCCTCCTCGACGAGGCCACCCACGCGAATTAA